DNA from Osmerus mordax isolate fOsmMor3 chromosome 2, fOsmMor3.pri, whole genome shotgun sequence:
ACAAATTGGAGACGTGCTGGAAATGAAGATCGCTGTGAGCGACAGTGGGAGGGCCCCCCTTTCAACCAGTGCCACTATTAGGTTTACTGTCACAGACTCACAGCCTTCTGAAGACCAGCTTGTCATCATGTTACCACCGAGTGATGAGGAGCGGCCCAGCTTGGATGTTTCCCTCCTGGTTATCGTTATGCTCGGTGGGGGGTGTGCACTGCTGCTGATTGCCATTGTGATAGTTGTTGTCACATGCAAGCTGAACCGAAAAAGAAGAAACCAGGGCTCCAAGAAGGAAGTGACCCGACGTCTGTTCGACTGCAGGCCTCTTCACGTGCAGAGACCGACTGAACCTAACATGTATGGTGGCCATAGAGGTTGCTTCAGCAACAAGGCAAGCTCATCACTGGAGGATTCAAGTCTCTATGAAGAGAGGAGTGTAAACTCCGAGACACAGGTGAGTCAATTGCTTCCTGTAGTTTTGGAACTGTCCACCCACTCCTTTGCATTCAAATGATTCTTGGAACTACAACTGAAACTGTTCTTACTCTGTGTTCCTAAGATATTCCTGGCCCCTAAGCCGTTTCAACCAACTTCTGTGTGGCAAGGTGACAAATACTGCCTGCAGCTAAGGTAAGAACACCACAGAATATTACTTTTCCTGTTTTCATTATGATGTGATTTATTCACATGTATATCCTGAATTGCTGGTACCTACCTATTCACTCTGCATACTGTAATCAGGGATGTCCTTTGGAGGAGGGTGGTTGGGGTGGTAGCAGGCATCATAAGTGAAAAAAACACATCAATAATCCGATACAGTGGTGCGGTGGTGGCTAATATGTTTGATTCTATTCACAGTGGCACTGGGAACACAGACCAGCTAAGCGTGAAGGACAGTGGCAAAGGGGACAGCGATTTCAATGACAGTGACTCTGACATCAGCGGggatggaggaaagaggaacCTCAGTACATTTCAGCCCTGCTCCAAGGGTGAGTTTATCCTCATTTATTTACGATTTTTAAAGTTCTATATATTTGCTTGTAGAAGAAGAATAATGATGAGGATTTGCATTTATATAGTGTATGTCAAACTTAAATGGCTtcacacctgccctgccagcaaTGCCTAGCCCCCATCTTAATAGAGTACACAGCCATGCTACAATGACTGACACTTTCATGAAAACTGGAGTTTTCGCCTTCTTGGATTGTAattctgtaaatgtgtgttctaTTTCAGGTTCATCCAATGCTGCTAACACTCTGGCTGTGGATTGGCAAGGCACTTACTGTGTAATACCAACCCATAGCTTTCAGGACTCAGAAGACAATGCATACACAATAGGCTTTTCACCAGCACCAGTCTACAACAATCCCATTGGCTATCCCCTCTCCTGGAAAGACTCTGGGTATAACACCAACTTTTCCAAACCAAGAAGCAGCTTGCAGACATTCTCCAGGACAGGCACTCTCCCCCCTTACTTTTCCCATCAGCAGAGCAAGTCAGCAGTTGGTGGAAGGCACAAGCACAAACCGGAAATTGTTACTGTGGCAACAGAGTCTGAAGTTGCAACCATTTTTTAACTGCCATTCAACATAGCAATGTAGGCAGCTGTAGTATTCACTTTATTGTATACTGAttgatgtataacatgtacaTACTTGTACAAATGCATGTCACATACATCAGTAGTTGTATATATTGTTTCAACATgtaaatattgttttattttataaacacttagtCATCATTGAAATAATGGAATATTGAATTTTTCTTACAAATAAAATATGAATTTACAAATTTTAAGTCTGCTTGTTTTTAATTCAGTATCTCTTCTTATTACAATCGTCTTCATCTCTGTCAGGGTGTGGTGAAATTGATTTTCTTGTATAGGGACATGCATTAACATAGACTGTGAAGTCAAGTTCTTATGAAATGAACATCAGTCAGTAAGAACTGTATATTAATGAAGTCTCATCATGTCATACGTTCTGCATTTCAATTAGTACTACATGTAGATAGCCAGCCATCTCCTTGTTGTGGTGCTGTTGTATTAAAAAGTGTTACTCTGTCCGCTGTGGTTCTTTtattaatataaaaatatatgagGAAGATGTGACATGGAGAACAGAATTTAAAAACAGTTTTATTTCAACACtgtaaataataaaaacattcaACATCAACATTGCATCTTCAACAAAGAAAGCCGCCTAAATACTTGAAGTTCTATTATAGCTGTAGACATGTTCAAAAGGGACAAATATACACATTCAGACAAAAAAAGTGTGCCGACATCGTCCATACAGCATATCAATCAGAATAGTACATcttaaatgtaataaataagaTATTCAACATCTCTCACAAGAGAACGTGTCTGTTGGGAAATTGGTTGCTTTTCATCAGCATCTTCACATGTAATGGATCAGTCTACTCCATTTTGGTTAGAAGGATGAGGGACTCAGTAGAACAGGCCTCTGGAGATCTGGCCTCCATACCCACTAAGCTCCAGCAAAAAACTGATCTCTGAAACATCTTTAGTGAACCTCTTGTCTGAGGAATGCATTTTTACATACTGAAATGAGTGTCATCTTgtaaaatatacatattttatgTTTTCTTTGCAACGGTTGAGAGGTCTATTCTGCACAGAAGCTGTCGGGTTTTGTTTAGGCTATTCTACATGTGTCCAGGTGAAAGAGCAGAATATTCCATCTGCTGAAGGCCAAAATCAAATAAGTCTTAAGAAAATGCTAATACAAGAGCAGGATGTTTAAAATCTTACATAATCCCACCATCTGAGCTCCATGAATGCCCTTAAGCGGTCGAAAACAAATACATAGTTTCCTGAACTTTTGCCAGTGAAACTGTTATACAGCTCTATTGTCTGAAGCCAGATTGAGCCACATTAGAATATAATCGTTGAGGGGTTTTATCCATTTAGAACAGTTTACAAAAAAGAGGAAcactatttttttaaatattacaatatattaACTGTGATAAATATCTGTTTAGAGGAAAGAAATCTATGAGAAAGTCATCTGATTAAAATGTATTAGCTCACAGCTAGGATATTTCTATTTCTAGAGAAAACAGTAGGAACTTTCCACGTAGCACTAACAGAGGGGGACTTAAACTTGGCCCATTGATAAGGCTGGGCATTTTTGTGAAGCTAGAAATCCTAACAAAATATGTACATTCGTAAACACCTTCCTAAACATATGTATTTTATGAaccagaagaggaagagaacaaCTTGGAATAAAGCAGGAAGGTCACCGTTTTGCTTGCAGTGATGTCCTACAAAGTGACAGGTCTCCAATTGCCCTCAAAGCAAAAATGCATTTATCAATCAATAGAACATGGCTTACTTCATCATTGCTTTATATTTCCCATGTAGGTCAAATTGATGCCCGTCGACCCAATAACTTGTGCCACAAGGTATATTCATCTGTAGAGTTCAGTGAAAGAGAAGGTAGGATGATTTTTAAAGAGATTGTATCCTCATCCATTGATAAGGCTGGGCATTTTTGTGAAGCTAGaaatcagggagtcagttggctgagcggtgagggagtcgggctagtaatctgaaggttaccggttcgattcccggctgtgcaaaatgacgttgtgtccttgggcaaggcacttcaccctacttgtctcagggggaatgtccctgtacttactgtaagtcgctctggataagagcgtctgctaaatgactaaatgaaaatgaaatgatcCAACAATTTGTCAATAGGCAAATTTATAATTTTCGTGCAGTACTCCGTTGCTCTTCCACAgccaaagaaagaaaatgtgtgtttatgtaaagCCAGCTCTCTTTTCAAAAGTAGCTAATCGACAGATGAACAGGATTTGATCAAATCACTGCTAGACTCACCCAACCATGACATCTTTATTTGTTGGCAGATTTCCAAAGTCTCCTTTTTAGTTTGAATTGTGCTATAGTGTCCCCTTCTAATGGTGGCTCTATATACTAATGCAATTACCAGGACGACTCCTGTCAATAGGAGAAAACAGACAATTTGGCTAAGACAAGACTCGAGAGTCAGCTGATTCTTCTCCAAGTCTGTTGACTCTGGTATGGCCATTGTTTGCGATGTCGATGGTGCTACCCCAGTGACAATAACATTTATCTTCACCTTAGTCATCAAAGGAGGGATTCCCTTATCACTCACACCTACTTCTACCTGTAGTATTTTCTCAGAGGGGTTACACTGTTTTCCTTGGAGATACAGGCTGCCAGTCCGTTCATTGACTGCAAATAATTTGCGTGCGTCCTCCAAGATAAGGAACTTCAGTTCTGCATTCAGTCCCTCATCTGCGTCCTGCGCTTTGATCCGCATCACTGGGATATCACTAGACGCATCAGTGGCCCAAAAAGCAAAAGCGACACCATTTACTAAACGAGGATATGTTATCACTGGAGGGCAGTCATTCTTGTCCACAATTCTAATCCAAACTAATGCCGTTGTTGATAGCTCTGGGTATCCACTGTCACTGGCCTGTACTTTCAATTTGATGTCTTTTATCTGCTCATAATCGAATGTCTCCAGTGCACATAGCGACCCTGACAGTGGATTAATTGACACATACTGTGTTGAAGGGAAAATTGTGTTAGACTGATCATCTGTTAGTTTGTATGTAATGTCAGCGTTCTGGCCGAGATCGGGGTCAAACGCCAACACCGACATTATAAATGCCCCCACAATGTTGTTCTCTTCGACCCAAACTTCGTAGACTACTTTATTGAAAAGAGGGGTGTTATCATTTTCGTCACTCACTCGGACTGTGTATTCCGTCGTTGTTTTTAGCTGTGGTGTTCCAAAGTCCATTGCCACAAAAGTTAGGTTGTATTCATCCTGTGTTTCTCTATCTAAATGTGTGGTTGTCATTATAATGTGGGTATTACTTTCGTTGGCCTTCTGGAGTCTGAAATGCTCATGACCCTGCAAAAAACAGCTAACTTGACCGTTCAACCCAGAgtcgctgtccatggtgctgatcaCAGCAACGAAACTTCCCTCTGCCGCGTGCTCGCTAATGTAAACAACTTTGTCAAACACGAACGGTTTTATAAAAATGAGGGGGAAGTTGTCATTAACATCTAATATATTTATTCTGACAGTGCACACGGCTGGCACAGAGTTAAGTCCTAAATCAAATGCCTTAATTTTGAATTCATAAAAAGGAGTTATCTCAAAATCAACCTCTCCAGCGAGAACCAAACGCCCTGTAAATGAATCGATTGTGAATATGTTTTGTATATCTGCAGGTGTATGTTCTGCAAACGCAAACATGATTTCACCATTCTTGCCCTCGTCAGGGTCTGTTGCATTTAGCTGTGAAATCAAGACACCTACTAATCTATCCTCATAGACGTCCACACTGACAAAGTCGTCTACAAAAGATGGACTGTTATCGTTAAAATCTACTATTTTGAC
Protein-coding regions in this window:
- the LOC136967477 gene encoding protocadherin-8-like; this translates as MEEDKRGTEIGILKKDLEIGESGSRFRFIEQPNICLINMREVDGQLSIGQRLDREELCHRSPHCMLPLDVVASYNDSFHLIHVVIEVRDFNDHSPLFPVTDTYIEVIESASLGTRFPIEIASDKDIGQNDIQNYYISSNNHFNIKEQTDEGGDRYADLMLVTELDRETEDTFTILVMAMDGGSPPKSGILTVHVKIVDFNDNSPSFVDDFVSVDVYEDRLVGVLISQLNATDPDEGKNGEIMFAFAEHTPADIQNIFTIDSFTGRLVLAGEVDFEITPFYEFKIKAFDLGLNSVPAVCTVRINILDVNDNFPLIFIKPFVFDKVVYISEHAAEGSFVAVISTMDSDSGLNGQVSCFLQGHEHFRLQKANESNTHIIMTTTHLDRETQDEYNLTFVAMDFGTPQLKTTTEYTVRVSDENDNTPLFNKVVYEVWVEENNIVGAFIMSVLAFDPDLGQNADITYKLTDDQSNTIFPSTQYVSINPLSGSLCALETFDYEQIKDIKLKVQASDSGYPELSTTALVWIRIVDKNDCPPVITYPRLVNGVAFAFWATDASSDIPVMRIKAQDADEGLNAELKFLILEDARKLFAVNERTGSLYLQGKQCNPSEKILQESSW